In the genome of Lactuca sativa cultivar Salinas chromosome 3, Lsat_Salinas_v11, whole genome shotgun sequence, the window TTAAAATAAAGAAGCATGAAATGAAGGAACAAAATCTTTAACCTTATTTACCCTTTGTATCTTCATTTCTTTCAAATCAGTGTCGTCGTCGGCGTTGACTACCCTCTGTATCTAGATTTCTTTTAACTAAATCCCCTCAATCGGTTTTTCCTGCTTTGAATTCGCTCTGATATCCTCGTCTCTTCTAATTTTTACGACCACACACACCCAAAGGTGATGGTGAAAGAAAAGTGGTGTCAATCGATTGGAGAGGTTGGGATCGATTGGAGAGGCCGTGAAACTTGGATGGGTGTCAATGGAAGCGAGAAAAGCGATTTAAAGTACGAGAAAGAAATCCATAGTTCGTTGGTTCGCTCTTAAAATAAGAGTTTGCtgcttatctttattatatatatatatatatgtatatatatatatatatatatatatatatatatatatatatatatatatatatatatatatatatatatatatattatcctcATGTCACCTAATTGGTGATGACAATTATTACATTTATAGTTCACGCTCGTCCGTTTAAGTTAGTAGAACAAACGAACGAACGTGAACGGATAAACGAACAaattttcttgttcatgttcattcATTTAACGAACGGTAATAAACAAACATAATTGAACATATATGAGTATAAacaaacatataatatagtaatgtaatcaaacataattaaacatatatgaatataaaaggaACTTCAATGAACGAGCATAAACGAACTTTCATGAAGATAATTGAACATACAAGATCATTGATCATGTTCCTTCATTTAACTAAATGAATGAGAATGTGTTTTCATATTCGtagatttattaaataaacaaacataaaaaacTACATGCCGAATGGTTCACGAACTGTTCGTTGAACGTTCGATGAATTTACATCCCTAAGTAGTACCTTAACAAGAAGTAATTTAAATACAGATATAATATATAATTGTATTAACAATCATCAATAGTATCTTAACAAGAAGGCATTTAATTGCATACGTATCATCAGGGTGCATCATAggaaactagaaaaaaaaaataaagaatattgAAAGTGAACTATATCAGGCCTTCATCAAGAAATTTGAAACTTGGTGCATTGTTGGCCTTTCTTGTGGATTGGAGTTCAAACATGCCCTTGAGAGACTCAGAACAATCTTAACTTGTTTCTCTGATTGGGATGACGGAGGCGGTATCCGACTATCTCCCACATTTGCGTGCACAAGATGATCATCAGATAGTGTTGGTAAATATGCGATTAGTTCTCCAGGATGCTTTCCCATGACCAATTCTAGTGCAACAACTCCAAAGCTATATACATCACATTTCTCGGTTATCACCATTGTATAAGCAAGCTCTGCATccaaacaaaaataagaaaaaaaaaacaaaaaagctaTATCAACTGCACACGCTTCTAACATAGATAAACTTGTATGTACATTATGAAACATAAGAAGATTTAGAAATAGAATCACAAGATTACGTTACCTGGCGAGATATAACCATATGTGCCAGCAATTGCGGTCCAGTTGGATGAGTCTAGCTTTAAAAGCTTCGACGTGCCAAAATCAGAAATATGAGCCCCATAATCGGAATCAAGAAGAATGTTGGCAATGGAAATGTCTCTATGAATTATAGGAGGTGAGCAATCGTGATGCATATAAGCCAAACCATTAGCTATGGTCTTCACAATATTGACCCTTTTCAACCAATCTAGATCTTTTGCTAAGTCATTGCTTCTTAAGATTGATCCAAGGCTTCCCTTTTCAAGGTATTCATAAATCAAAAATGAGTGGCGGGCATGGGAGCAATATCCATAGAGTTTCACTATGTTTCGATGCCTTATATTCGTTAATGCTCGTACCTCATTAAGAAATCCATTATGGTCACCATTCCCAGATGATGAATGAAGTTTCTTGACAGCTACCACATTGTTAGGTTGTAACTCGGCTTTGTACACAGCCCCGTAACCTCCGGTCCCAATACAATATGCTTCATCGAAATCATTTGTCGCCTTCAAGATATCATCATACACTACTCCCCCATCAAAATTTGTTATGGAGAAATGATCACCGCCCTCTTCGTCAAATGGGTTCTGTGGAGAATGTATCATTTGTTTTCTATAAACAATGAGGCCACACACATATAAACCAAGTAAAATTACCCCAATAAGAGGGAGCATAATTACAAGAATGAGTTGATGATGTAAGGGATCATTTCTCTTGTTCAAGATTGGACTTGCACAAAACTTTAGTCCTGTAAAATTTCCACACAAACCTAGATTGCCTTGTAAGGATGCATTTACAAAGTTAGAGCAAAACGGAACTGGACCTGTGAGCTCATTGTTAGACAGGTCGATGTCAATCCCACTAGGCAAACTAGTAAAAGCGTTTGGATTAGAACCAGATAGTCTATTCTGAGAAAGGTTCAATTTTTGCAGGTTTTTCAAACTTTAAACTTCTGATGGTATCTCTTCTGTAAGCAAATTCTGAgacaaatcaagttctgtaagtTGACCTAATTTACCAATCTCAGATGGAATTTTCTCACTAAGCTGGTTATTACTAAGATTCAAGTAGTGGATGTGTGCCCAATGACCAATACTTTTTGGTATAGACCCATTCAATCTATTTCCAGACAAATCAAGTTTTTCAAGGAATTCATAGAATTGAAGCTCCAGAGGTATGATACCTGAAAGTTGGTTATCAGATAAGTACAAATACAACATACTTTTCATCTTCCCAAACTCCTTTGGGATCTCACCAACCAAATGATTCGAAGACAGATAAAGCCTCTGAAGTTGAGTCGAATTTCCAAACTCCGGAGGAATAAAACCACTAATTTGATTGTTTTTCATCCTAAGATCACTAAGAGATTTCAAATTCACAATTTGGATAGGAATGGGACCAGAAAGCTGATTGTAATGCATATAAAGGGCAACTAAAGAAGTCAAAGCACCTAATGATGAAGGAATAGAACCACTAAGTTGATTGTTGCTCACCCCAAGATGAGTGAGAGACTTCAAATTCCCAAGTTCAGTAGGAATGGGACCAGAAAATTTATTATCCTTGAGGATCAGGCGTTGTACATTGTCCAGGTTTCCTAGTGATGAAGGAATTGAACCATTAAGTTGATTGTTGCTCACCTCAAGTTCAGTGAGAGACTTTAAATTCCCAAGTTCAATAGGTATTGATCCAGATATATTGTTTGAGTATAGGTACAAGATGGTAAGCTGGTGCAGATTTCCTATTTCAGGTGGGATTATTCCAGAAAACTTATTCAATGATAAATCAAGATATACAAGTTTTGTTAGGAGTCTGATTTCTGGTGGGATGGGGCCAAAGAAGTTGTTAACACTGAGATCAAAATGTGTAAGATTTCGTAAGAAAGAGAATGCAAATTGGTGGAGTGTACCTTTAAATCCAGATGAACTGAGGTTCAACCTGTGAATGCTCCAATCAGCATTGCAAACTACTCCAAACCTAGAAGTGCATTGAACTGATGCACTGGAATTCATAGGGAGGGGAATCCATGAAGAGAGCAAGGAGTTTCTGGGGATTTGAAGGCTTGATTTCCATTCAAGTAAAGCATTGGTTTCCTCCAAAGATGCATAAGCAATATTTGGTATTCTGAGGAGTGTAATGATTAATATAGCTAGAGAGAAGAGTAACAAGTTTGAAGACAACATTATCTTGCTTTGGTGTGTcatgttttgaaaaatgatgGTTTGTGTCCCTTTAATTTATACTTGAACAACCATTTTCTGTTTTTTATTTCtctattttcaacaaaaaaatcTTGGTCAATGTCATATTTATCATACAGCGTGTCTTTTATTCAGTGTCATATTTTCCACCAAGAAATGTATTACACTTTGAATTATAGTCCATATTACAATccaggaagaaaaaaaaaaacgaatgtTCACATTGTGTCATAGGTCAGTGGGGATGGGATGGGAATGTCCTACAAAagaatttataattaataaatgtaGTGCCACATCAAAATTCCTTGGTAAAAAATAAATTAGTTGTTCATATTTGACTGTTTTTACTACTGAAAATATTGAAAGGGTAGAACAAGTCAAGACAATGTCTGAAACGCCATCAGAGAAACACACAGCTGCTATCATGATTAATTCTTTTTTTACCATTTTTTTGCTAAAATAATTTTCTTGTTTCATGGTATTCAGTGTCTATTTTAGTACATACCATCGTTGATGATGCTGGATATTCTGTACATTTTACTGTCcttatcttcacatgattgaccAAGTTTTTCCTGTAAATTTGTTTTGCACACCAACTATTCGACTGTTTCTTCAGTCAAGtcaacattttctttttcttgaGATCTAATCATTGCGCCAATTTCAGAGCAATCTGAAACAATTGCTCATTCTCGTATTCTTTGTCTTGTCGTAATCGTTGGAAGAAGTCTTGTAAGAATTGACATTGTTGCAAAGGAACAAATAAGGCTTTATATtttgagggtttttttttttttttttttttttttagcgtATCTTAAAAATATTGTTTGAAAAGTAGGGGCAGTTTTAATGATTTGTTTTAAAAGTAGCGGAACTTTTTAAATATGGtattttaaaaaggaaaatggtgggatatatatatatatatatatatatatatatatatatatatatatatatatatatatatatatatatatatatatatatatatatatatatatatggttaggttattttgttttcactatctattgtgtgcatttatgactgattctggaccaatcattttagttattttaagaaagtaattattgTATATTACATGTTGATGacataataggtattaattacatcttcagcatttaatagacattaattactttcttaaaataactaaaatgattggtctagaatcaattATACAGTcacacaatagataatgaaaacatttgaacctaaatctatatatatatatatatatatatatatatatatatatatatattaaaatcccaatattttcatcgatttgataAAAACgttttaaactttattttttaataGTAAAGTCGAAATTACCGGCAATTTTTGAAACTTTTACTCTTTTTTCCGGTTAGCCAGTAATTACAactttttttgtcaaaaaaataaagtttaggacttttttgttaAATCGTAAATTCAGACTTTActatcaaaaaaataaagtttaggatttttttgtcaaatcgttgaaaatattgagactttagtgtatatatcattttttttgttagaaatttaatggtatgatagtctttaagcataagagttattgaaacattCTCTAGTCAGCTAGATCTTATTGAAATCATTAACGTTGgttcttgttaaatcgtttttttaatcaCAACAAACCgacattaaaaaaaatgaagataatcaagaaagaaagaaagaatctGGGTTGTGTTAGCTTTTTGCAATCCCGAAATCGGAGAAAtaaaaaaaaccgaaaaaaacAAAATTGCCCTTCTTTCCCTTCTCCACATTGACACCCTTTTGGCTAGgcatgtgttgtttgtgtttgtataatCTGTCTCTACATTCACACCCTTTTGACTAGGCATGTGTTGTTTGtggttgtgttggctttttgcagtccaaaaaatggagaaaaaagaaagttttacaagtcttttcaaacaaaaaaaatgatatatacactaaagtctcaatattttcaacgatttgataAGAAAGTGCTAAACTTTATATTTTTGACAGTAAAATCCTAAtttgacgatttgacaagaaagttataaactttcttcttttgacaaaaaaaaagtcCTAATTGCAGGCTAACCGGAAAAAATgataaaagtgtcaaaaactgccgttaatttggactttactgtaaaaaaaaagtttagaactttattgtcaaatcgatgaaaatattgtgactttagtgtatatatcccTTTTAAAAACTACGAAATatgtaattattttttaattttaacgcttagaaattatttaaatatttttagttaaattgtttgtttctctattttttttcttatccTTAACTAGTATATGAACTATAATAATAtcttattataaatataaagaattaatatatcatattataaaccatataataatatttttataccaatttaaaataatatcttaatAAATCAAATTTGATTTATCATTTCAAAAGAAAGTTATATGATATGTCTCTAAAAACAAAAGCAAAAGTTATGTTTACTATATATCTCAACAACCAAAAAAATGATTATATGAATTGTCACATCGTATTGTAAAATCGTTCACCATTTTTTACATTATAATTTCAACTTATTAGATGTAGATTCATTTcataatttctttaaaaaatttCATCATTATTTCCTCATTATAAGTTCATTCATCTTTCATTTGCCTCTCTCAATTTGGTGGCATATATAATATTTCCCGACTCATAAATGATTCAAGTTGACATGACGTATTATATTTGGGTGAGAATGACCAAAATTATTGTGGGAAAGTTATTGTTGGAATTAAAAAAACATCTCATGAATAAACAAGACTGCCTATAAATATTTGTTTTGTACATCccctttgtaattttgatatacCACAACGAGAGTCACAAGTGACCAATTCCTCAAATCTATCATTTCTTTTTCCGAATGATGATATATTTCACAACGAGAGTCACAAGTGACCAATTCCTCAAATCTATCATTTCTTTTTCCGAATGATGATATATTTCAGGTAGATGATGACTTTAGGTTTGATGAACCCAACTCATGTGATAGTGACGATAGTATAAGTGAATCACAAAGAAATGTTGAGGATGATTCAGATGACGTGTGTGAAACTCTACTTGTGAACTTTATGAATGATATTGGAGTGCTAGGAGATGATGACATTGAAATTTCTCAAGATACCATTCATATAGATGTTTGGGAAGAATCACAAAACAAAACAATGTTCagaatttgtaacaccgtaaatttttaaacaaatttttcatttttaaatcacataattctcataacacatttcacaaaaatctcatttagtTAATTTACAAATCGCAACTCCATGATTGTTTAATTAAAATCCAAGATACTCATAGCTCTttaactggtgtgtacaatcaagtcgacgTCTTCCCGCGTTCCTGAGAAAACTTgaaaaacataacacataacacggtaagcatgaagcttagtgagttccccaaaataccacatacaacgcattagccactcaaggctatatcaGATGGGTTTAGAgtaatacatcattcctatggtgtacatgcaaaccctaatagctttggatctagtttgtctaatgaatatGCAATTGAATCATCCAAAGccataaccctagatctatcataataTGAACTGAATTAAGGGTTTagaaattacctttgattgttatgtagcaataacaatctattccttggCTTCAAAaatcttagtgcctcaagtgttgcacctctaatggagtcacaaacaccataagcaataaggatgaagaaggaggaggaggagaacACCAAAAAACGACCAGAAACCCTCTTGAAAAgattagccacgtttttgggtctcaagggttctttaaataggtagacaattagggttatctaacaaggaaaccctaatttgactgcttaagccctaagcagcccatggaccccttctggaacatgccttggaccaaaatcatatgggcttcccatagattttgtccaacctatattccaaggtgatccatagcccaattgcaattatcttataattacaattccagtcccctaagtttaattatctcttttagccacaaaattaattcttaattaattcttgactaatattaattaaataatatgatttctcctttaatatattattcttataatatattattaaatcataattatacCTTTCTCTCCGtaattcatcctacaagttgctttggtgaaggcaacccaaaaggaccatgcaccatcgggtcaagtacataccaaaatagttatggacttagacactaatccaacaatatctatgtaagaccctccggtcgatgtatctcagtgggaccctccagtcccgaagctcgttggaccctctggtccggtcttagtgaggaccctccggtctagtCTTAGTATCTCataatatagcatatatatcATACAGAAAAATACATAACTCAAGTAAGcatataagaccctctggtcacaagtaattaccactctaggtaaagtatagtgagaagactcacctcgaagcaAGCAAGCAATTACACCTCGTACACGAATCActaatctagcctccgcctaacacacatGATAATTATCTCTATTTAAAATCGCAAATAAACTCATACTAGCCCCACTCTAACTcttgggatgggtaaaagaccattctagccctccatggtctccattactcactTTGGTCAAAACCCCAAAAGTCAAAAAacgtcaaactcgagtcaacagtccatgtttgacctgACTCGCTATGTACACCCATGTGACACATCGAGTCCCCTCGCTTTTCTCAGCAGTCTCGTGGAGGTAgactcagctcgtcgagttgactcccaactcaccgagttattgCATAGCCGAACATTAGGAcaaaccctaactaactcgttGAGTtaactcatggactcggcgagttcactcaaCTTGATTTCTCATTCAGGCGTCGAAGGTCAGCTCTACTACACCAGACTTTAGATCTAGTCCTTAAAGGCACAAAAGTCGCATAAAGTCTTGAAATGCCAATACAAACTCCGATGAGGGTTAGATGCACAGAAGCTACACTCTAGCTcaataaagcttggaactttgcTCTCTCAAGTCCTTCTACAGTCCATATCTGAGGTTTTAACCTCATGATATGCTCAAATAACTTATTGCTAAGAATGGATGGGAGAAAACCCTCAAAATCTCCATAAACTAAGATCTCAGAATGGAAAGGTTAAGATTGGAGCTTTTTACCTTTGCACTGAAGAATAAccattgaagaaatctggatctATAGCCCCTCCTTGATTAAACACACCAAGCTCTCCAAAACTCCTTCAAAGGATGCACAAAACCACTTAAATTATCTCTCCACTTACTCTCTAGCTTTAATGGCGATTAGGGTTTGCTCTCAAGGGTGTAGGGTAACTAGTGAGGCGCAAATGGGGGCACACGTTCCCTTATATACAACcctaggaaattagggtttctctacccagtacctactcgacgagtcggttctttgactcgtcgagtccactcattaagtCCACGCGAGCAACTcgaatcgactcggcgagttgg includes:
- the LOC111920284 gene encoding MDIS1-interacting receptor like kinase 2-like produces the protein MLPLIGVILLGLYVCGLIVYRKQMIHSPQNPFDEEGGDHFSITNFDGGVVYDDILKATNDFDEAYCIGTGGYGAVYKAELQPNNVVAVKKLHSSSGNGDHNGFLNEVRALTNIRHRNIVKLYGYCSHARHSFLIYEYLEKGSLGSILRSNDLAKDLDWLKRVNIVKTIANGLAYMHHDCSPPIIHRDISIANILLDSDYGAHISDFGTSKLLKLDSSNWTAIAGTYGYISPELAYTMVITEKCDVYSFGVVALELVMGKHPGELIAYLPTLSDDHLVHANVGDSRIPPPSSQSEKQVKIVLSLSRFPMMHPDDTYAIKCLLVKILLMIVLLRDVNSSNVQRTVREPFGM
- the LOC111920307 gene encoding probable leucine-rich repeat receptor-like protein kinase At1g35710 is translated as MLSSNLLLFSLAILIITLLRIPNIAYASLEETNALLEWKSSLQIPRNSLLSSWIPLPMNSSASVQCTSRFGVVCNADWSIHRLNLSSSGFKGTLHQFAFSFLRNLTHFDLSVNNFFGPIPPEIRLLTKLVYLDLSLNKFSGIIPPEIGNLHQLTILYLYSNNISGSIPIELGNLKSLTELEVSNNQLNGSIPSSLGNLDNVQRLILKDNKFSGPIPTELGNLKSLTHLGVSNNQLSGSIPSSLGALTSLVALYMHYNQLSGPIPIQIVNLKSLSDLRMKNNQISGFIPPEFGNSTQLQRLYLSSNHLVGEIPKEFGKMKSMLYLYLSDNQLSGIIPLELQFYEFLEKLDLSGNRLNGSIPKSIGHWAHIHYLNLSNNQLSEKIPSEIGKLGQLTELDLSQNLLTEEIPSEV